In Lacrimispora indolis DSM 755, a genomic segment contains:
- a CDS encoding 6-phospho-alpha-glucosidase, with protein MKKFSIVIAGGGSTYTPGIVMMLMDNLHRFPIRSLKLYDNDGERQETLAKAIEIVMKETAPEVEFSYTTDPEEAFTDVDFCMAHIRVGKYAMRELDEKIPMKYHVVGQETCGPGGIAYGMRSIGGMMELIDLMEKYSPDCWMLNYSNPASIVAEACRVLKPHSKVLNICDMPVGTKRRMGYIVGRDPKDMDVKYFGLNHFGWWTSVKDKDGTDLMPQLLDYVSKNGYLTEKAVETQHMDASWQLTHKKAADLLKLEPDFLPNTYLKYYLYPDYVVEHTDPDHTRANEVMEGREKEVFSAARAIIQAGTAKGGEFSIDNHASFIVDLACAIAFNTREQMLCIVENKGAISNFDPTAMVEVPCLVGNEGPEPLCQGNIPTFEKGMMEEQLAVERLVVEAWTEGSYLKLWQALTLSKTVPSASVAKQILDDLIEANKEYWPELK; from the coding sequence GTGAAAAAATTCTCAATCGTAATCGCAGGCGGCGGAAGTACCTACACACCCGGTATTGTCATGATGCTGATGGATAATCTGCACCGGTTTCCCATCCGTTCTTTAAAACTTTACGACAATGACGGAGAGCGCCAGGAAACCCTGGCAAAGGCCATAGAAATTGTTATGAAGGAAACCGCGCCTGAGGTGGAGTTTTCCTATACAACAGATCCAGAGGAAGCGTTTACTGATGTGGATTTCTGCATGGCTCATATCCGGGTGGGAAAATATGCCATGCGGGAGCTGGATGAAAAGATCCCCATGAAATATCATGTGGTAGGGCAGGAGACCTGCGGCCCGGGCGGGATCGCATACGGAATGAGAAGCATTGGCGGGATGATGGAGTTAATTGATCTTATGGAAAAATATTCTCCGGACTGCTGGATGCTCAATTATTCCAATCCGGCCTCCATCGTGGCAGAGGCCTGCCGGGTGTTAAAACCCCATTCCAAGGTATTAAATATCTGTGACATGCCGGTGGGAACCAAGCGGCGCATGGGATATATCGTTGGAAGGGACCCAAAGGATATGGATGTGAAATACTTCGGACTGAACCATTTTGGCTGGTGGACCAGCGTAAAGGATAAGGACGGAACGGATCTCATGCCTCAGCTTTTGGATTATGTGTCTAAAAACGGATATCTGACGGAAAAGGCTGTGGAGACCCAGCATATGGATGCCAGCTGGCAGCTGACCCATAAAAAGGCGGCGGATTTATTAAAGCTGGAACCTGACTTTCTTCCAAATACGTATTTAAAATATTACCTTTATCCGGATTATGTGGTGGAGCACACAGATCCTGATCATACCAGGGCCAATGAGGTAATGGAGGGAAGAGAAAAAGAGGTGTTCAGTGCCGCAAGGGCCATTATACAGGCAGGGACTGCAAAAGGAGGAGAGTTCTCCATTGACAATCACGCTTCCTTTATTGTGGATTTAGCCTGCGCCATTGCCTTTAATACCCGTGAGCAGATGCTTTGCATTGTGGAAAATAAAGGCGCCATCTCTAATTTTGACCCTACCGCCATGGTGGAAGTGCCCTGTCTGGTAGGAAATGAAGGGCCGGAGCCATTATGCCAGGGGAACATTCCTACCTTTGAAAAGGGAATGATGGAAGAACAGCTTGCAGTGGAACGTCTGGTGGTGGAAGCCTGGACAGAGGGAAGCTATTTAAAGCTGTGGCAGGCCCTGACCTTATCAAAGACCGTGCCAAGCGCCTCTGTTGCAAAGCAGATTTTAGACGATCTCATAGAAGCCAATAAGGAATATTGGCCGGAATTAAAATAG
- a CDS encoding winged helix-turn-helix domain-containing protein, which yields MITLTNRQARHFMLLKHGLLGEHKFKGKQGAFDFVRQAGCIQFDPVDSCGKNAELTLQSRVKGFTKQTLYELLYNDRKLVDYPDKNLSIIPTEDWPYFERYRNAAREGGRRFKELAELEASTKDYILANGAVGSDSLPIQGSIHWHSSIHWSGNWSGDTNASRAVLEQLYSTGELIIHHKKGSRKYYDLTHKYLPARLLDIPDPLPDEFEHQKWRVLRRIGAVGLLWNRPSDAWLNIGGLKTPQRTEAFKELLDEGKILQVKADGLKDILFCQAEDLFLIETVLQTDTFKPRCELIAPLDCMMWDRKLIRALFGFEYTWEIYTPADKRKYGFYVLPLLYSGSFIGRVEAVADTKNSTLVVKNIWYENGIRQTKKLQTAVNGCIKRFAKFNECDVIDFKYPDK from the coding sequence ATGATCACTTTAACGAACAGACAGGCAAGACATTTTATGCTTCTAAAGCACGGGCTGCTGGGTGAGCACAAATTTAAGGGCAAGCAGGGCGCCTTTGATTTTGTGCGCCAGGCAGGCTGTATTCAGTTTGATCCGGTCGATTCCTGCGGAAAGAATGCGGAGCTCACGCTCCAGTCCCGTGTCAAGGGCTTTACAAAGCAAACGCTTTACGAGCTGCTGTATAATGACCGAAAGCTTGTGGATTATCCCGACAAAAACCTTTCCATCATTCCCACCGAAGACTGGCCATACTTTGAACGTTATCGGAATGCCGCACGAGAAGGCGGACGGCGTTTCAAAGAACTGGCGGAACTGGAAGCAAGCACGAAGGATTACATCCTGGCAAACGGGGCGGTCGGCTCCGACAGCTTACCCATACAGGGCAGCATACACTGGCATTCTTCCATTCATTGGAGCGGTAATTGGAGCGGCGATACCAATGCGTCACGGGCAGTGCTGGAACAGCTCTATTCTACCGGTGAGCTGATCATTCACCATAAAAAAGGCTCCCGGAAGTATTATGACCTCACCCATAAGTATTTACCTGCACGGCTGCTTGACATTCCTGACCCCCTGCCGGATGAATTTGAGCATCAGAAATGGCGTGTTCTACGGCGGATAGGTGCAGTAGGGCTTCTGTGGAATCGTCCGTCCGACGCATGGCTAAATATTGGGGGGCTTAAAACACCTCAAAGAACTGAAGCGTTCAAAGAATTACTTGACGAAGGGAAAATTCTGCAAGTCAAGGCAGACGGCCTGAAGGACATCCTTTTCTGCCAGGCAGAGGATTTATTTCTGATAGAAACCGTTTTACAAACCGACACCTTTAAGCCCCGCTGTGAACTGATTGCGCCGCTTGACTGTATGATGTGGGACAGAAAGCTGATCCGTGCATTATTTGGCTTTGAATACACCTGGGAAATCTATACTCCGGCAGACAAACGCAAATATGGTTTTTATGTTTTGCCATTGCTTTACAGCGGAAGTTTTATCGGACGTGTGGAAGCGGTCGCTGACACAAAGAACAGCACCCTGGTTGTCAAGAACATCTGGTACGAGAATGGAATCAGACAGACAAAAAAGCTTCAGACAGCTGTTAACGGCTGCATAAAACGATTTGCGAAATTCAATGAATGTGATGTGATTGATTTTAAATATCCGGACAAATGA